Proteins from a single region of Leuconostoc gasicomitatum LMG 18811:
- a CDS encoding DUF368 domain-containing protein gives MKNDSIKNWLTRFIKGIFIALGFILPGVSGGVLAAILGLYERMLDFMAHMRQNFKRDFWYFVPVGLGGIVGIILLSNPLEYLLTTYKAIILWGFAGAIVGTLPSLFRESAKEGRQRSDWYIFVGTIVFGGLFLYNMTAIFGEMPVNFFSWLLAGGLIALGIIVPGLSPSNLLLYLGLFDPMIKGFKSVDLSVFISMAIGGLITLVLFSKIMHYLLQNFHAKVYHFILGIVVVSTLLIVIPPVADYSGFTVVSMLISTFLFAIGVWLGYWMSHLEQKYK, from the coding sequence ATGAAAAATGATAGTATTAAAAATTGGTTAACACGCTTTATCAAGGGTATTTTTATTGCTTTAGGATTTATTTTACCCGGTGTATCTGGTGGTGTTTTGGCGGCCATACTTGGTCTTTATGAACGTATGCTTGATTTTATGGCACATATGCGTCAAAATTTTAAACGCGACTTCTGGTATTTCGTACCAGTAGGACTAGGCGGCATTGTAGGTATTATTTTATTAAGTAATCCATTAGAATATCTATTAACAACCTATAAAGCGATTATTTTGTGGGGATTTGCAGGTGCAATTGTCGGTACATTACCGTCATTATTTAGAGAGAGTGCTAAAGAAGGGCGTCAACGATCCGATTGGTACATTTTTGTTGGTACGATAGTTTTTGGTGGTTTATTTTTGTATAATATGACAGCAATTTTTGGTGAGATGCCAGTGAATTTTTTCTCGTGGTTATTGGCGGGTGGCTTAATTGCGTTAGGTATTATCGTGCCTGGGTTGAGTCCATCGAATTTATTACTTTATCTGGGATTATTTGATCCGATGATTAAAGGATTTAAAAGTGTTGATCTTAGTGTTTTTATATCAATGGCGATAGGTGGCTTAATAACGCTCGTGCTTTTTTCAAAAATTATGCATTATTTACTACAAAATTTTCATGCGAAAGTTTACCATTTTATTCTCGGTATTGTTGTTGTGTCAACACTATTGATTGTTATCCCACCAGTGGCTGACTATTCAGGTTTTACAGTTGTGAGTATGCTGATTAGTACTTTTTTGTTTGCAATTGGTGTATGGTTAGGTTATTGGATGAGTCATTTAGAACAAAAGTATAAATAA
- a CDS encoding DUF4097 family beta strand repeat-containing protein translates to MKRKTIIGWSLLVVGVAMATSTMLIEKPGRVIWHNGFSYQKRESVKDYDLSQQLPRNTQDIQKIAIDATDTDIYVQRGETFSVTETQAESENKAKISFSNGELKIEKPTGDHSIFNFDWRELYHDNSPRLTITVPSHVHLNAIGITQENSEVTVSDVNANTINVRSNNDDVNLVRVTAQNAMVDVKNAAANLHNVTINKLRVQSNNDDFKLTGSSVKILEADLKNGDVDVEHSKIETGGHIRNQNGDIVIETTELPTFLTHNNNGDVEISSNLTRKQREDIALAIQNQNGDIKIK, encoded by the coding sequence ATGAAGCGTAAAACGATTATTGGTTGGTCCTTATTGGTAGTTGGGGTTGCCATGGCAACTTCAACAATGTTGATTGAAAAACCGGGAAGGGTTATTTGGCATAATGGATTCTCTTATCAAAAAAGAGAATCTGTTAAAGATTATGATTTATCTCAGCAGTTACCTAGAAATACACAAGATATTCAAAAAATTGCGATAGACGCTACAGATACGGACATCTATGTTCAGCGAGGAGAAACGTTTTCGGTAACAGAGACGCAAGCTGAAAGTGAAAATAAAGCAAAAATTAGTTTTTCAAATGGTGAGTTGAAAATAGAAAAGCCAACAGGTGATCATTCTATTTTCAACTTTGACTGGCGTGAATTGTATCATGACAATTCGCCAAGATTGACGATTACCGTACCCAGTCATGTACATCTTAATGCAATTGGCATTACACAAGAAAACTCTGAGGTGACAGTGTCGGATGTTAATGCTAATACAATTAATGTCAGGTCAAATAATGATGATGTGAATCTCGTTCGCGTGACAGCACAAAACGCAATGGTTGACGTGAAAAATGCAGCGGCTAATCTACACAATGTAACCATTAACAAGTTAAGGGTCCAGTCAAATAATGATGATTTCAAGTTGACTGGTAGTTCGGTGAAAATACTTGAAGCTGATTTGAAAAATGGCGATGTAGATGTTGAACATAGCAAAATTGAAACTGGCGGGCACATACGCAATCAAAATGGTGATATTGTCATAGAAACAACAGAGTTACCCACATTTTTGACGCACAATAATAATGGTGATGTTGAAATATCATCGAATTTAACAAGGAAACAACGGGAAGATATTGCTCTGGCTATTCAGAATCAAAATGGCGATATTAAAATTAAATAA
- a CDS encoding DUF1700 domain-containing protein — protein sequence MSYLNELEAHLHALPRDERDETMAYYDEYFTEANLSNSAARKQFGTPKQFARRLIADFYMDADDESEIKPKQQLRMIWVVILGLLASPVILPVALIMVALLVSALATVFGMVLTIISIVVAILITAIVSIITGVAIVFNSLSGGIFFIGVGIAAIGVLLLIGPLMVSFMRACFNGLINLIKAIGRRFIKKGANYEA from the coding sequence ATGAGTTACTTAAATGAATTAGAGGCGCACTTACATGCATTGCCACGTGATGAACGTGACGAAACGATGGCATACTATGATGAATACTTTACTGAGGCTAATTTAAGTAATTCAGCTGCACGTAAACAATTTGGGACACCAAAACAATTTGCACGTCGTTTAATTGCTGATTTTTATATGGATGCTGATGATGAATCAGAGATTAAGCCAAAACAACAATTGCGTATGATTTGGGTGGTTATTTTGGGGTTGTTGGCATCACCAGTTATATTACCGGTCGCCTTGATAATGGTAGCATTATTAGTTTCAGCATTAGCCACTGTATTTGGTATGGTATTGACGATAATTTCAATTGTCGTGGCAATACTCATAACAGCGATAGTTAGTATTATTACCGGTGTTGCAATTGTGTTTAACTCACTGAGTGGTGGTATTTTCTTCATTGGTGTCGGAATCGCTGCAATTGGGGTTCTATTATTAATTGGACCACTGATGGTATCATTTATGCGTGCGTGCTTTAATGGCCTAATCAACTTAATTAAAGCCATTGGTCGGCGATTTATAAAAAAAGGAGCAAATTATGAAGCGTAA
- a CDS encoding PadR family transcriptional regulator: MMIQTPTVLLDGTVLAILDKQDLYGYALTKKVKQHVIVSESTMYPVLRRLEKGGELTTYSEPFEGRTRKYYQLTDNGREHLREIKNAWQDFSAGINAILGE; encoded by the coding sequence ATGATGATACAAACACCAACAGTGTTACTTGATGGCACGGTTTTGGCTATTTTAGATAAGCAAGACTTATACGGTTATGCACTGACTAAAAAAGTAAAACAACATGTGATTGTTTCAGAATCAACGATGTATCCTGTTTTACGTCGGTTGGAAAAGGGTGGCGAGCTAACCACCTACAGTGAACCTTTTGAAGGACGCACGCGAAAATATTATCAATTAACTGATAATGGTCGTGAACATTTGAGAGAAATTAAAAATGCTTGGCAAGATTTTTCCGCAGGTATTAACGCAATTTTAGGAGAATAA
- the thiE gene encoding thiamine phosphate synthase — translation MIFNRAMLARYFILGTQNVTDERMFYKVLEEALSNGITLFQYREKGFGSLVGANKLRVAQRVRELTSAYHVPFVIDDDIVLAHIVHADGVHFGQGDGNIAANIVASHGMFVGVSVSTQAEYERISLLSGIDNIGIGPVFETKSKADAKPAIGLIALERLVEQSRWPTVAIGGISQDNLATVLATDVDGAAVISMISDSSNIENVLKYWQQL, via the coding sequence ATGATATTTAATCGCGCAATGTTAGCACGATACTTTATACTAGGCACGCAAAATGTGACAGATGAACGCATGTTTTACAAAGTACTGGAGGAGGCGTTGAGCAACGGTATTACCTTGTTTCAATACCGTGAAAAAGGTTTTGGGTCCTTGGTTGGCGCTAATAAATTACGTGTAGCACAACGAGTGCGAGAGCTTACCTCAGCCTATCACGTGCCCTTTGTTATAGATGATGATATTGTTTTAGCGCATATTGTGCACGCAGATGGGGTGCACTTTGGGCAGGGAGATGGTAATATTGCGGCTAACATTGTAGCAAGTCATGGCATGTTTGTTGGTGTGTCAGTATCTACTCAAGCAGAGTATGAACGTATTTCATTACTTTCTGGTATTGATAATATTGGTATTGGACCAGTATTTGAAACTAAAAGTAAAGCAGATGCTAAACCAGCAATTGGTTTGATAGCGCTTGAGAGATTAGTCGAACAAAGTCGCTGGCCAACGGTTGCGATTGGTGGTATTAGTCAGGATAATTTAGCGACAGTGTTAGCAACAGATGTTGATGGTGCTGCAGTGATTAGTATGATTAGTGACAGTTCGAATATTGAGAATGTATTAAAGTATTGGCAGCAATTATAA
- the thiD gene encoding bifunctional hydroxymethylpyrimidine kinase/phosphomethylpyrimidine kinase, whose amino-acid sequence MINDTPQALTIAGTDSSGGAGVSADLKTFMAQGVYGGNVIVSVTAQNTRGVQEVQMIPPTVITQQIQSIADDLSISAVKTGMLGDAQTVNTVAKALQTYNFGSYILDPVMVAKGGAKLLRDEAILALKTQLLPLATMVTPNIPEAEVLTEMTIQTHEDVKIAAYKLQLLGAKNVLLKGGHGSELAVYDFVLLADGRHFWLKSQRVDTERTHGTGDTLSAAITAQLTLGLDMKTAVIKSKAYVDATIRDGIQVGHGHGPLNHLAVITTENQPEVINDI is encoded by the coding sequence ATGATTAATGACACACCGCAAGCTTTGACAATTGCTGGGACGGATTCTAGCGGTGGTGCTGGCGTTTCGGCTGATTTGAAAACATTTATGGCACAAGGTGTCTATGGCGGTAATGTCATTGTATCCGTTACTGCACAGAATACGCGTGGTGTTCAAGAAGTTCAAATGATACCACCTACAGTCATTACACAACAGATACAGTCAATTGCTGATGATTTGTCTATTTCTGCAGTCAAAACGGGTATGTTAGGTGACGCTCAAACTGTGAACACTGTTGCAAAAGCGCTACAAACCTATAATTTTGGCAGCTATATTTTAGATCCTGTTATGGTCGCCAAAGGCGGAGCAAAGCTATTGCGTGATGAGGCAATTTTGGCATTAAAAACGCAATTATTACCACTTGCGACTATGGTGACACCAAATATACCAGAGGCTGAAGTGCTAACAGAAATGACAATTCAAACACATGAAGATGTCAAAATAGCAGCATATAAATTACAATTATTGGGTGCTAAAAATGTCCTACTCAAGGGTGGTCATGGTAGTGAACTAGCGGTGTATGATTTTGTGTTACTTGCTGATGGGCGTCATTTTTGGTTGAAAAGTCAGCGAGTTGACACTGAAAGAACCCATGGAACAGGTGACACACTTTCGGCTGCTATCACAGCACAATTGACGCTCGGATTGGATATGAAAACTGCTGTTATAAAAAGCAAAGCTTATGTTGATGCAACTATTCGAGATGGGATACAAGTGGGCCATGGCCATGGCCCATTAAATCATCTGGCAGTTATTACAACAGAAAATCAACCGGAGGTTATAAATGATATTTAA
- the thiM gene encoding hydroxyethylthiazole kinase, giving the protein MKLSEIKDKKPLVFNYANYVTPQFVANVVNVIGGSPIMARELEEFPDLVAASDAVVINSGTWRRSELLETIKLAQLANQAGKVVVLDPVAVGIPSRSLPVVALMADAQIDIIRGNAAEIAWFAGVDFSSQGIDATGNGDVRKIALLAAEKTGAIIALSGKQDVISDGHTTLTIDVDVPLLATNVGTGDALSALIGTYNGDGISIENTMRAMATMKLAGVKASKKVKTPGYFVNQLLDELYLLSENELDAFINGGGIHD; this is encoded by the coding sequence ATGAAGTTATCAGAAATAAAAGATAAAAAGCCGCTCGTATTCAATTATGCAAACTATGTGACACCACAATTTGTTGCTAATGTTGTCAATGTCATTGGTGGATCACCTATTATGGCACGTGAGTTAGAGGAATTTCCAGATTTAGTTGCTGCAAGTGATGCTGTGGTTATCAACAGCGGTACATGGCGGCGTTCGGAATTACTTGAAACCATTAAGCTAGCGCAATTAGCAAATCAAGCCGGTAAAGTTGTCGTTTTGGATCCAGTGGCAGTGGGTATACCCTCACGAAGCTTGCCAGTGGTAGCACTTATGGCAGATGCACAAATTGATATTATTCGCGGCAATGCAGCTGAAATTGCTTGGTTTGCTGGTGTTGATTTTTCCAGTCAAGGGATTGATGCAACTGGTAATGGGGATGTTAGAAAAATTGCATTATTGGCAGCCGAAAAGACAGGTGCAATTATTGCTTTAAGTGGTAAACAAGATGTTATTAGTGATGGCCACACAACGCTAACGATTGACGTTGATGTGCCCCTTTTGGCAACAAATGTTGGGACAGGTGATGCACTTTCTGCTTTAATTGGTACCTATAATGGTGATGGTATCTCAATTGAGAATACAATGAGAGCGATGGCAACAATGAAATTAGCTGGCGTAAAAGCAAGTAAAAAAGTAAAAACACCTGGTTATTTTGTTAATCAGTTATTAGATGAACTCTACTTGTTATCAGAAAACGAACTTGATGCATTTATTAATGGTGGTGGGATTCATGATTAA
- a CDS encoding VWA-like domain-containing protein → MNDNEKNNLIVDGIKTLLDESPLYGSIVMNLDREKDLNLDHALALKWHNHRWFLVINPNILTHLFTNHNQIALALAHEALHVIWQHPLRYAKQHEPLIDLGTDLAVNQYLPDQLGELPGAMTLQTIFEMYGKMLPDQEDSAVYIARLAEFLDQVPSRGDNQLDSHSGWSSVNGALDEAKAALDMILKKATEDAKHSGRGQLSLAVRKHIDEVIAPHRNWRAIIRTGLSQQPNKRRESRARFNRRQAYRLDLTGEISVFNAQLVVFIDNSASISDQQAGLMVANVIALTRQFDAEVHVFSFDTQVYAIKKIKDWVRHTGGGTTFKSIFSALIDQKFNPKQTIVVILTDGDGEEDEVQTAFKQVYWLLPQGKKLSISQPFGKVVVV, encoded by the coding sequence ATGAATGACAATGAAAAAAACAATTTAATTGTTGATGGGATTAAGACGTTGTTGGATGAATCACCATTATATGGCAGCATTGTGATGAATTTAGATCGTGAAAAGGACCTGAACTTAGACCATGCTTTGGCACTTAAGTGGCACAACCACCGCTGGTTTTTAGTGATCAACCCAAATATATTAACGCATCTGTTTACTAATCATAATCAAATTGCGTTGGCTTTGGCGCATGAAGCTCTCCATGTCATTTGGCAACATCCATTACGTTATGCCAAACAACATGAGCCACTGATTGATTTAGGAACAGACCTTGCTGTCAATCAGTATTTGCCAGATCAGTTAGGTGAATTACCTGGTGCCATGACGTTGCAAACAATTTTTGAGATGTATGGCAAAATGTTACCAGATCAAGAGGATTCAGCAGTGTACATTGCGCGCTTGGCAGAATTTTTAGATCAAGTGCCGTCGCGTGGCGATAATCAGTTGGACAGTCATAGTGGTTGGTCTAGTGTTAACGGGGCTTTAGATGAAGCTAAAGCAGCGCTTGATATGATTCTTAAAAAAGCAACTGAGGATGCCAAGCATTCAGGTCGCGGACAACTATCACTTGCAGTTCGTAAGCATATTGATGAAGTCATCGCGCCCCATCGAAATTGGCGTGCGATTATACGCACTGGATTAAGCCAACAGCCAAATAAAAGACGTGAATCACGTGCTAGGTTTAACCGAAGACAGGCCTATCGATTAGACCTAACTGGCGAAATAAGTGTTTTTAATGCGCAACTGGTTGTTTTTATTGATAATTCAGCATCAATTTCTGATCAACAAGCTGGTCTGATGGTGGCAAATGTTATAGCGTTAACGAGACAGTTTGATGCTGAGGTGCATGTTTTTTCTTTTGATACACAAGTGTATGCTATAAAAAAAATCAAAGATTGGGTGCGTCATACTGGTGGTGGAACAACTTTTAAAAGTATTTTCAGTGCATTAATTGATCAAAAATTTAATCCAAAACAAACAATTGTGGTCATTTTAACAGATGGTGATGGGGAAGAAGATGAGGTACAAACGGCATTTAAACAAGTTTATTGGTTGTTACCACAAGGTAAAAAATTGAGTATTAGCCAACCATTTGGTAAGGTTGTGGTTGTATAG
- a CDS encoding ATP-binding protein: protein MSLSYQQLLTAVPLVLRGGNVPTIVGEAGIGKSALVCDVAKKLHAKLFTTVVSLSEKGDLAIPIPPLTESAFLMTKNYGRLADVKFGYTHTLIQIIQQAELAPKQPIIWFLDEFNRGSQAVQGELMNLVLQRQINDLTLPDNVNLILAENPDDSMSGFENSDYAVQTSDAAIKDRTTRLVMSVSVSGWLTWAGQSDNKRQNIHTIVRQFIAENAELLYPDTRGADLNPTPRAWQRVSDNLFELELLPVKDQNDLLFDLVAGDLGQLVATQFMSYVQQQTASLTAVDVFETHPDGPRLPNEIRQKFQDMPEIQKLTVMKTLLLTADIVLDNHASRFSQLLNLLAPDGQYALVKQMTSAPILDDLYVSDAHYANVLYQQIMDIATR, encoded by the coding sequence ATGTCATTATCATATCAACAATTATTAACTGCCGTACCATTAGTTTTACGTGGCGGAAATGTACCAACTATTGTTGGTGAAGCAGGCATAGGAAAATCAGCTTTGGTATGTGATGTTGCAAAAAAATTACATGCCAAGTTATTTACAACGGTGGTATCTTTGTCAGAAAAGGGTGATTTGGCTATTCCAATACCACCTCTAACAGAATCAGCTTTTTTGATGACGAAAAATTATGGTCGATTAGCCGATGTGAAGTTTGGTTATACACATACATTGATTCAAATTATTCAACAAGCAGAATTAGCACCGAAACAACCGATTATTTGGTTTTTAGATGAATTTAATCGGGGCTCACAAGCAGTTCAAGGCGAACTCATGAATTTAGTGTTGCAGCGTCAAATTAATGATTTAACTTTACCAGATAATGTGAATCTTATTTTAGCCGAAAATCCAGATGATTCGATGTCTGGATTTGAGAATTCAGATTATGCTGTGCAAACATCGGATGCGGCAATCAAAGATCGTACCACACGCTTAGTGATGTCTGTATCAGTCAGTGGTTGGTTAACATGGGCGGGTCAAAGTGATAATAAACGTCAAAATATTCACACAATAGTACGTCAGTTTATTGCTGAAAATGCTGAATTACTCTATCCAGACACGCGCGGGGCAGACTTGAATCCCACCCCTCGTGCTTGGCAACGCGTATCAGATAATTTATTTGAATTGGAGTTATTACCGGTTAAGGATCAAAATGACTTGCTATTTGACCTAGTGGCTGGTGATTTAGGACAACTGGTTGCGACACAATTCATGAGTTACGTGCAGCAACAAACGGCGAGTTTGACAGCAGTCGATGTGTTTGAAACACATCCTGATGGGCCAAGATTACCAAATGAAATCCGCCAAAAATTTCAAGACATGCCTGAAATTCAAAAATTAACGGTGATGAAAACTTTACTTTTAACGGCTGATATTGTCTTGGATAATCATGCTAGTCGATTTAGTCAGTTATTAAATTTGCTGGCACCAGATGGTCAGTATGCGCTTGTAAAGCAAATGACTAGCGCACCCATTTTAGATGATTTATACGTTTCTGATGCGCATTATGCTAATGTTTTGTATCAACAAATTATGGACATTGCTACACGATGA
- a CDS encoding NAD(P)H-binding protein has translation MTKLLILGANGQIAKLVVPMLANTDTEIKLTSLHARPEKGIKGLDAVDEDAMIAALKDVDIVYANIGAEGRQKAAANSVVNAMHHVGVKRLIWVATIGVHNELPADKRSLWVNILGTIDNENTYMGDQAAAVKRIEQSALDYTIVRPNELIDDNVMQSLQIQIARDAEIIGRPITRTSVAAFITQIILHPESYIGDSVAISEKLTQ, from the coding sequence ATGACAAAACTACTAATTCTCGGTGCTAACGGTCAGATCGCAAAACTTGTTGTCCCTATGCTAGCTAATACCGATACAGAAATTAAATTAACTTCACTTCATGCGCGTCCCGAAAAAGGCATTAAGGGTCTTGATGCCGTTGACGAAGACGCCATGATTGCAGCACTTAAAGACGTCGATATTGTTTACGCAAATATTGGTGCGGAGGGTCGTCAAAAAGCAGCGGCCAATAGTGTTGTCAACGCTATGCATCATGTGGGTGTAAAACGATTAATCTGGGTTGCTACCATTGGCGTTCACAATGAGCTACCTGCTGATAAACGCAGTTTATGGGTCAATATTCTTGGCACAATCGACAATGAAAATACGTATATGGGCGACCAAGCTGCCGCCGTTAAACGTATTGAACAATCCGCACTAGATTATACTATTGTGCGTCCTAATGAATTAATTGATGATAATGTCATGCAATCACTCCAGATTCAAATAGCACGTGATGCAGAAATTATTGGTAGACCAATTACACGAACAAGTGTCGCAGCGTTCATAACACAAATTATTTTACATCCAGAATCCTACATTGGTGACTCTGTTGCCATTTCAGAAAAATTGACTCAATAA
- a CDS encoding penicillin-binding transpeptidase domain-containing protein, which yields MQRNPYLEDRDKKNNASANLPARLNILLGIALTLMIALIVQLAFLTIKQGAYYQSEVNRNDETIEKGNTPRGMFYDATGRVIVGNKAQAAVTFTRGTSVTSSTMRGIATKLSKFMTIDTKRLSERSKVDFYLANKSNNEKITKIITKKYKNDKLSLTTEQINMYEVRYVQKHDLAKNVDQNAAMIFQRMSGAYTLSTTFIKESDVTNTELAEIGERLSEFPGIKLGTSWSRQYPEGNEFKTLVGTVTNEATGLPEDRLHTLLAQGYSQNEPVGNSSLEKDYESILKGSASQTLVTTGSGGQIKSSQIKYNGQAGDNVKLTINARFQSAVQKILEDNLPGGDVEGAYATVINPYTGGIYAMAGVDRNHETGQKTADPLGNINHAIVMGSVIKPAVLATGFQKGVISQNNTVLNDQAIKIQGTPAITSYWNQAGTPTPIDAETALERSSNTYFVQLGMKIGGQTYSPGSALGLRPDAFQTLRNGLGQFGLGTKTGVDIDGETAGYRGATTGEAQGKYLYETFGQYDSYTTLQLARYVSVIANGGYLVAPHIVGALTQGQPNSDKQKTVWTATPKVQGQVKLDAGEWDTIENGMNRVANGSDAWNTGGADMHKLIPKVHAKTGTAETVTNGNQTYTESMVAYTPGQPFAIAMAIPGMNNYLDGTNGKISAKIIDAYWQYVEAKPNSK from the coding sequence ATGCAACGTAATCCTTACTTAGAAGATCGTGACAAAAAAAATAACGCGAGCGCCAATCTGCCTGCGCGTTTAAATATCCTGCTTGGTATTGCATTGACATTAATGATTGCACTTATTGTTCAATTAGCTTTTTTGACGATCAAGCAAGGTGCCTATTATCAGAGCGAAGTTAATCGTAATGATGAAACAATTGAAAAAGGTAACACGCCGCGCGGTATGTTTTATGATGCGACTGGGCGTGTTATTGTTGGTAACAAGGCGCAAGCGGCAGTGACGTTTACACGTGGTACGTCAGTGACGTCATCAACTATGCGTGGAATAGCTACTAAATTAAGTAAGTTTATGACAATTGATACTAAACGGCTCAGTGAACGTTCGAAAGTTGATTTCTACTTAGCAAATAAGTCAAATAATGAAAAAATAACTAAAATTATTACAAAAAAATATAAAAATGATAAATTATCATTAACCACCGAACAAATTAATATGTATGAAGTTAGGTATGTACAAAAGCATGATTTAGCAAAGAATGTCGATCAAAATGCTGCTATGATATTTCAACGTATGAGTGGCGCGTACACATTATCCACAACATTTATTAAAGAGTCAGACGTGACAAATACTGAGTTGGCTGAAATCGGTGAGCGGTTAAGTGAATTTCCAGGCATTAAACTTGGTACGAGTTGGTCACGACAGTATCCAGAAGGGAATGAATTTAAAACGCTTGTTGGCACTGTGACTAATGAGGCCACCGGGCTGCCAGAAGATCGGTTGCATACGTTGCTTGCGCAAGGTTATTCACAAAATGAGCCGGTTGGTAATTCAAGTCTGGAAAAAGATTATGAATCCATTTTGAAAGGATCAGCTTCGCAAACACTTGTTACAACAGGCAGTGGCGGTCAAATTAAATCTTCTCAAATTAAATATAATGGACAGGCTGGGGATAATGTTAAGTTAACGATCAACGCGCGTTTTCAAAGTGCTGTTCAAAAGATACTTGAAGATAATTTGCCAGGCGGCGATGTTGAGGGAGCATACGCTACTGTCATTAATCCGTACACGGGCGGTATTTATGCGATGGCTGGTGTCGATCGTAATCATGAAACTGGACAAAAGACTGCTGATCCATTAGGTAACATTAACCATGCCATTGTTATGGGATCAGTTATCAAGCCGGCGGTATTGGCAACCGGTTTTCAAAAAGGTGTTATTTCACAAAATAATACAGTGTTAAATGATCAGGCAATCAAAATTCAGGGTACGCCAGCAATTACATCTTATTGGAACCAAGCTGGCACACCAACACCAATCGACGCGGAAACAGCGTTGGAACGATCGTCAAACACGTACTTTGTACAATTAGGTATGAAGATTGGTGGACAAACTTATAGTCCTGGATCGGCATTAGGGTTACGTCCGGATGCTTTCCAGACCTTACGAAACGGATTAGGTCAATTTGGCTTAGGTACAAAAACTGGTGTTGATATTGATGGTGAAACAGCTGGTTACCGGGGTGCAACAACTGGTGAAGCACAAGGTAAGTATCTATATGAAACTTTTGGACAATATGATTCATATACGACGTTGCAATTAGCACGCTATGTATCGGTAATTGCTAATGGTGGCTATCTTGTAGCACCTCATATTGTTGGCGCGCTGACACAAGGGCAGCCTAATAGTGATAAACAAAAAACTGTTTGGACTGCAACACCAAAGGTACAAGGACAAGTTAAATTAGATGCTGGTGAGTGGGATACCATTGAGAATGGTATGAATCGTGTCGCTAATGGATCTGATGCTTGGAACACGGGTGGCGCAGATATGCACAAGCTCATACCAAAAGTGCACGCTAAGACAGGAACTGCAGAAACTGTTACTAATGGGAACCAAACGTATACAGAATCAATGGTTGCTTATACACCTGGTCAACCATTTGCGATAGCCATGGCTATACCAGGTATGAATAACTATTTAGATGGCACCAATGGGAAAATATCTGCTAAAATTATTGATGCTTATTGGCAATATGTGGAAGCAAAACCGAATTCAAAATAA